One window of Papaver somniferum cultivar HN1 chromosome 9, ASM357369v1, whole genome shotgun sequence genomic DNA carries:
- the LOC113312765 gene encoding uncharacterized protein LOC113312765 — MCNGALIDKSANEAWTFLTEVAEKTQQWESIREPNKTTPVVNIHRIEFDFERNAKIASLARRIEAIELQQNASTSVCNESSYNQVNDVTTLRIEKESEQDSDSKNSTDVNVPMPCCVPVAPFPQRLVHQKGGNQYNDILEMLKRVNINISFLEEIRRIPTYAKFLKDLCTQKRKLHVHTRAFLTEQVRFIIQNKIPTKFRDPGCPTISCTIGDHEVEKALLDLGTSVNLLPYSVYVQLGLGELKSTPVTLQLADRSVRIPRGIVEDVLINVDKFFFPMDFIVLDTQPVQNPDNHILVILGQLNVFNISQHPIDCDDNELHEINMIESLIQDSLPDILSVDPLQACLDNFDLDIFDSEYISEV; from the exons atgtgcaatggtgCATTAAttgacaaaagtgctaatgaggcTTGGACTTTCTTAACCGAAGTCGCTGAAAAGACTCAGcagtgggagtccattcgtgaacctaacAAGACCACCCCTGTAGTTAATATCCATAGAATTGAGTTTGACTTTGAGAGAAATGCAAAGATTGCATCCTTGGCTAGGAGAATAGAAGCGATAGAGCTGCAGCAGAAT GCAAGCACGTCAGTTTGCAATGAGTCATCGTATAATCAAGTGAATGATGTCACCACTCTTCGTATTG aaaaagaatctgagcaagATAGTGACTCTAAGAATTCTACTGATGTTAATGTTCCTATGCCATGTTGTGTACCTGTTGCTCCATTCCCACAAAGgttggtgcatcaaaaagggggTAACCAGTACAACGATATATTGGAAATGTTAAAACGAGTAAACATAAACATTTCATTTCTCGAAGAAATCAGGCGGATACCCACCTATGCTAAGTTTTTGAAAGACCTTTGCACACAAAAGAGAAAGCTCCATGTGCACACACGTGCTTTCCTCACTGAGCAGGTAAGGTTCATAATTCAAAACAAGATTCCAactaagtttagggacccaggcTGTCCAACAATCTCATGCACCATAGGTGACCATGAGGTCGAAAAGGCTTTACTAGACTTAGGAACAAGCGTGAATCTGTTGCCATACTCTGTGTATGTGCAATTAGGACTTGGGGAGCTGAAATCCACCCCTGTTACGCTACAATTAGCGGACAGATCTGTCAGAATCCCTCGTGGTATTGTTGAAGATGTGTTAATCAATGTTGATAAATTTTTCTTTCCTATGGACTTCATTGtgttagatactcaacctgtgcaAAACCCAGATAATCACATTcttgtcattttaggac AACTGAATGTTTTTAACATTAGTCAACATCCCATAGATTGTGATGATAATGAATTGCATGAGATTAACATGATTGAGAGTCTGATTCAAGACTCATTGCCTGATATCTTATCTGTGGACCCTTTGCAAGCATGTCTAGATAACTTTGACTTAGATATTTTTGATTCTGAGTATATTAGTGAAGTATAG